Proteins co-encoded in one Prevotella sp. E13-27 genomic window:
- a CDS encoding sugar-transfer associated ATP-grasp domain-containing protein, whose product MLLESEQDFPAFAAFCQRHPSFVVKPVGLGQSMGVRKVEVGNANLHTLFNQLFSEIGTENSHYHSGVEKGVLVEELIEQGEEMAVLHPASVNSVRMYTINFGDGDIRMWYPCIRIGTGGNFIAAGAVGSILAGINIGTGVVDSPGADEFGRTILVHPDTHIPIKGIRIPRWRQLCQKAIEMAERVPTLRYVGWDFVYDKHKEWIVMEGNENAEFLTQIIYHVGEREEFEHFIGYHPTKEYWWQGKYPSRFENIKSEA is encoded by the coding sequence GTGCTACTCGAAAGCGAGCAGGACTTTCCGGCCTTTGCTGCCTTTTGTCAGCGTCATCCCTCGTTTGTAGTCAAGCCCGTCGGACTCGGACAGTCGATGGGAGTCCGCAAAGTGGAGGTTGGAAACGCAAATCTCCACACGCTCTTCAACCAACTGTTTTCAGAGATAGGGACCGAAAACAGCCATTATCATAGTGGTGTCGAAAAGGGTGTGCTGGTGGAGGAACTGATTGAGCAAGGCGAGGAAATGGCTGTGCTTCATCCTGCCAGTGTCAATAGCGTACGGATGTACACCATCAACTTTGGCGATGGCGATATACGTATGTGGTATCCTTGTATTCGCATCGGAACTGGGGGCAATTTTATTGCTGCGGGAGCAGTTGGTAGCATCTTGGCAGGCATCAACATCGGCACGGGCGTTGTTGATTCGCCGGGGGCAGACGAGTTTGGGAGAACCATCCTTGTCCATCCGGACACCCATATCCCCATCAAAGGTATCAGGATTCCGCGTTGGCGACAGCTCTGCCAGAAAGCCATCGAAATGGCTGAGCGCGTGCCTACCCTGCGCTACGTTGGCTGGGATTTCGTGTATGACAAGCACAAGGAATGGATTGTGATGGAAGGCAACGAAAATGCTGAATTCCTCACTCAGATCATTTATCATGTGGGTGAGCGTGAGGAGTTTGAACACTTCATCGGCTACCATCCTACCAAAGAATATTGGTGGCAAGGCAAATACCCTTCAAGATTTGAGAACATTAAATCGGAGGCATAG
- a CDS encoding radical SAM protein has product MKQPIEMRNLYEHETDAYNLKDFKPQIVDDEYLKQLGVTIEPSEETLQGLIRGSKLFMKRLEEHTVIPKSVLYLEDCDPDTVETEIHNYTGRCPTLTFEVNPIKGCHVGCQYCLVTDGVHEQKLVAYENYHLYVRKLLEEMNGACSEMPNAVTKEDIQERSRLLQELAKAIEEAPEKKKEIERKIVALSRGKNWNHYYYFTPKTEALQEPTLYTGIAHRILREFIAHFKRYPNSNTRLFIASKAGTKHLLVENEGETILDLFEQLKDKMQFNTSVSIMPKPFRDLLEPYAAPIEERLAAVKMCQERGIQANSALVQPIFVPYLTDEHIKEFFDMLHDAGIVNYKPEFLTACMENLAQLGQWLGYFDKTMERDLYMDYISPKNADHRKQRGRTAPNRALSIENIQRLMKYTDTIGMSTSICFWVRNQLKVPTSIIPIINRNGFQCLGYQSKLWEPHPQPLSQREGSIQTCK; this is encoded by the coding sequence ATGAAACAACCCATTGAGATGCGCAATCTCTACGAACATGAGACTGACGCCTACAACCTGAAGGACTTCAAGCCGCAGATAGTCGATGACGAGTATCTGAAGCAACTCGGTGTAACCATTGAACCTTCTGAGGAAACTCTGCAAGGACTTATCCGAGGGTCGAAACTGTTTATGAAACGCTTGGAGGAACACACCGTCATTCCCAAGTCGGTGCTCTATTTGGAGGACTGTGACCCCGACACCGTGGAGACTGAAATCCACAACTACACCGGCCGCTGCCCGACGCTGACCTTCGAGGTGAACCCTATCAAAGGCTGCCACGTGGGCTGTCAGTACTGCTTGGTGACCGATGGTGTACACGAGCAGAAGTTGGTGGCCTATGAGAACTACCACCTCTATGTGCGCAAACTCTTGGAAGAGATGAACGGTGCTTGCAGTGAAATGCCCAATGCCGTGACCAAAGAGGACATCCAGGAGCGTAGCCGTCTGCTGCAAGAACTGGCCAAAGCCATCGAAGAGGCACCGGAGAAGAAGAAGGAGATAGAGCGGAAGATTGTGGCCCTGAGCCGTGGCAAGAACTGGAACCACTACTATTACTTCACGCCCAAGACCGAGGCCCTGCAGGAGCCGACGCTCTACACCGGCATTGCCCACCGCATCCTGCGTGAGTTCATTGCCCACTTCAAGCGCTATCCCAACAGCAATACCCGCCTCTTCATTGCCTCGAAGGCCGGTACGAAACATCTGCTGGTAGAAAACGAGGGCGAGACCATCCTCGACCTCTTCGAGCAACTGAAGGACAAGATGCAGTTCAATACATCGGTGAGCATCATGCCCAAACCATTCCGCGACCTGTTGGAGCCTTATGCCGCCCCAATAGAAGAGCGCCTGGCTGCCGTCAAGATGTGTCAGGAGCGCGGTATCCAGGCTAACTCGGCTTTGGTGCAGCCCATCTTCGTGCCTTACCTCACCGACGAGCACATCAAGGAGTTTTTCGACATGCTCCACGATGCCGGCATCGTGAACTACAAGCCTGAGTTCCTCACCGCCTGCATGGAGAACCTGGCGCAGTTGGGACAATGGTTAGGCTATTTTGACAAAACCATGGAGCGCGACCTCTACATGGACTATATCAGTCCGAAGAACGCCGACCACCGCAAGCAGCGCGGACGCACTGCCCCCAACCGTGCGCTCTCCATTGAGAACATCCAGCGGCTGATGAAATATACCGACACCATCGGCATGTCCACCAGCATCTGCTTCTGGGTGCGCAACCAGTTGAAGGTGCCCACCAGCATCATCCCCATCATCAACCGCAACGGCTTCCAGTGCTTGGGCTACCAGTCGAAACTCTGGGAGCCTCACCCCCAACCCCTCTCCCAAAGAGAGGGGAGTATACAGACTTGCAAATGA
- a CDS encoding YjbH domain-containing protein, with amino-acid sequence MAQQETTPVRQLELFCGATLGYADTNWLRLYDVQINATPGLRWHLGHDWSIAAQGLIPVVSDGYTFRDITNKYWRFNMATVSRQLHFNGVNQHFRLTAGLFGNERYGFDARWAWPVNSWLLLNAQAGYTGSWIMGTDLKGHYDSDLNSDYKVTGQVGADVYLQPYNIEFRLSGGRYIDGDYGSQLDVMRHFKHVTLLAFAQFRIGELEVNTYDQKRYNTNGGFKIIWMLPPYKKSSRKVVVRPASNFLLSNSSRVDGHSMQTYMIDPEENSRERLVDVDWGLGKEVAR; translated from the coding sequence ATGGCGCAGCAGGAAACGACTCCTGTCAGGCAGTTGGAACTGTTCTGCGGGGCCACCTTGGGCTATGCCGATACGAACTGGCTGCGCCTATACGACGTGCAGATTAATGCCACGCCCGGACTTCGCTGGCATCTGGGGCATGACTGGTCGATAGCAGCCCAGGGGCTTATTCCCGTTGTCAGCGATGGTTATACCTTTCGTGATATCACCAACAAATACTGGCGTTTCAATATGGCAACGGTGTCACGCCAGCTGCATTTCAATGGTGTCAATCAGCACTTCAGACTTACGGCAGGCTTGTTCGGCAACGAACGCTATGGCTTTGATGCAAGGTGGGCTTGGCCTGTTAATTCATGGCTCTTGTTGAATGCGCAGGCAGGATATACTGGGTCTTGGATCATGGGTACGGATCTCAAAGGACACTATGATTCCGACCTTAATAGTGACTACAAGGTGACAGGTCAGGTTGGAGCCGATGTGTATCTACAGCCCTACAATATAGAGTTCAGACTGTCAGGCGGTAGATATATTGATGGCGACTATGGTTCTCAGTTGGATGTAATGCGTCATTTCAAACATGTCACGTTGCTGGCTTTTGCTCAATTCCGTATAGGGGAGCTGGAGGTGAATACTTATGACCAAAAGCGGTACAACACCAACGGTGGCTTTAAGATAATATGGATGTTGCCCCCTTATAAGAAGAGCAGTCGTAAAGTGGTTGTACGCCCCGCATCTAACTTCCTGCTTTCTAACAGTTCTCGTGTCGATGGTCACTCCATGCAGACATACATGATTGATCCTGAAGAGAACAGTCGTGAACGGTTAGTTGATGTGGACTGGGGACTCGGAAAGGAGGTGGCGCGATGA
- a CDS encoding WbqC family protein: MIEGKHYIAFTQPYFFPYIGYWQLIHAADLFLIGDNVHYIKHHWINRNRILGEGGQPQYFGIEVCHASCNRLICETKRVVSRKQAEYLCRVLRFYYSKAPHYNEAMEVIRPILLDEEPDLTQFLLKHMRAVAEYIGIKTEIRLLSEVTARWDCKAPELIRRTCEHFGYTNFINSINGTKYYTKEAFREMGINLHFLRRDDDIRYRQFSEEFVSDLSIIDMMMFCSRDEIHDMLDRYHFA, translated from the coding sequence ATGATTGAAGGAAAACATTATATCGCCTTTACGCAGCCATACTTCTTTCCGTACATCGGCTATTGGCAACTCATCCATGCTGCTGATTTATTCCTGATAGGAGACAATGTCCACTATATTAAACACCACTGGATTAACCGCAACCGCATCTTGGGCGAGGGTGGCCAGCCACAGTATTTCGGTATCGAAGTCTGCCACGCCTCCTGTAACCGCCTCATCTGCGAGACGAAACGTGTGGTCAGCCGCAAACAGGCTGAATACCTGTGCCGGGTGTTGAGGTTCTACTACAGCAAAGCGCCACATTACAACGAGGCTATGGAAGTCATCAGGCCCATCCTGCTGGACGAAGAACCCGACCTGACGCAATTCCTCTTGAAGCACATGAGAGCCGTGGCTGAGTATATAGGCATCAAGACGGAAATCAGGTTGCTGTCTGAGGTCACTGCACGCTGGGACTGCAAGGCGCCGGAACTGATCCGTCGTACTTGCGAGCATTTCGGTTATACCAACTTCATCAACTCTATCAACGGAACAAAGTATTACACAAAGGAGGCTTTCCGCGAGATGGGCATCAACCTCCACTTCCTGCGTCGCGACGATGACATCCGCTACAGGCAGTTCTCTGAGGAGTTTGTCTCCGATTTGAGCATCATCGACATGATGATGTTCTGTTCGCGCGATGAGATACACGATATGTTGGATCGTTACCATTTTGCATAA
- a CDS encoding ATP-binding protein has protein sequence MNVQLTQFMQSQVAHVPTSFHRYLFTHINWHRQMFALVGPRGIGKSTMFLQYIKEHQGGEKLFYVSADHTYFSNHTLTELADEFVREGGQQLFIDEIHKYPGWSRELKQIYDGHPDLRVGITGSSVLDITKGEADLSRRVLIYTLQGLSFREYLQLFHQIETPICSLDQILQGQAGIEGVNHPLPLFYDYLQHGYYPFGNDPDFQGLINQVVGQTMETDIPQYANMSPSTGHKLKKLLAIIAQSVPFKPVMDKLATMVGTSRNLLPDYFLYMEKAGMIGQLRDTTGGIRGLGKVEKLYIDNPNLAYVLGSENTDVGNIRETFFYNQMRVNHDVISSTISDFEINGMTFEVGGRNKGKRQIADAAKGYVVRDDIEYAAGNIIPLWTFGLNY, from the coding sequence ATGAATGTCCAATTAACCCAGTTTATGCAAAGTCAGGTGGCGCACGTGCCGACAAGCTTCCACCGTTATCTCTTCACCCATATCAACTGGCACCGCCAGATGTTCGCACTGGTAGGGCCGCGTGGAATTGGCAAGAGCACCATGTTCTTGCAGTACATCAAGGAGCACCAGGGGGGAGAAAAGCTGTTTTATGTGTCGGCAGACCATACATATTTCTCTAACCACACATTGACAGAACTGGCTGATGAGTTCGTGCGTGAGGGCGGCCAACAACTCTTCATCGATGAGATACACAAGTATCCCGGGTGGTCGCGTGAGTTGAAACAGATTTACGACGGTCATCCCGATTTGCGTGTGGGCATCACTGGGTCTTCCGTCCTTGACATCACGAAAGGAGAAGCTGACCTTAGCCGTCGCGTGCTAATATACACCTTGCAGGGGCTTTCATTTCGTGAGTATCTACAGCTGTTCCACCAAATAGAGACGCCGATATGCTCATTAGACCAGATTCTGCAAGGACAGGCTGGCATAGAGGGTGTCAACCATCCACTACCATTGTTCTATGACTATTTGCAGCACGGCTATTATCCCTTTGGGAACGACCCAGACTTTCAAGGTCTCATCAACCAAGTGGTGGGTCAGACAATGGAAACCGACATTCCACAGTATGCCAATATGAGTCCTTCGACTGGTCACAAACTGAAGAAACTGCTTGCCATCATTGCTCAGAGTGTGCCATTCAAACCTGTTATGGACAAGTTGGCAACGATGGTGGGAACCAGCCGCAATTTGCTGCCTGACTATTTCCTTTATATGGAGAAAGCCGGCATGATAGGTCAGCTTCGCGACACGACAGGTGGCATCCGAGGGTTGGGGAAGGTGGAGAAATTATATATCGACAATCCGAATTTGGCATACGTTCTGGGAAGTGAAAACACTGACGTGGGCAACATTCGGGAAACGTTCTTCTATAACCAGATGCGCGTAAACCACGACGTGATTTCTTCCACCATCAGCGATTTTGAGATTAATGGCATGACCTTTGAAGTTGGTGGCAGGAATAAAGGGAAACGCCAAATTGCCGATGCGGCAAAAGGATATGTAGTGCGCGATGATATAGAATATGCTGCCGGCAACATCATCCCCTTATGGACTTTTGGACTGAACTATTGA
- a CDS encoding glycosyltransferase: MAQAQIIDNKVTTPLSNRRGAGGEASFKVSVWCNTYNQASYIKDTMDGFCMQQTSFPFVCLIMDDASTDGEPEVIKQYLNDHFDTEWTKETEDYHLTLARHQENRNCYFAVYLLKYNHYSIKKLRLKYYREVTDEIDYVALCEGDDYWTDAHKLQKQADALDANPQATLVYTNFQAIDGEGNPISRPFIKDYPGRSHSGDNLPTLLRYGNYIMVLTSMYRYKVWKSESFANCPIKMDFALTLSAAMMGDFIWLPEQTGCYRILESGIILTGRRKGDDWGEDIYRYYAGFVMNGQCKPLSLGQHIHYTILILIMALNKKDVQLINNTLKSNWLSCLLLPVAYVRLKYERLKIRINKIVK; this comes from the coding sequence ATGGCACAAGCTCAAATTATAGATAACAAAGTAACTACTCCCCTCTCCAACCGGAGAGGGGCAGGGGGTGAGGCTTCCTTTAAGGTGTCTGTGTGGTGCAACACTTACAACCAGGCATCCTATATCAAGGATACCATGGATGGCTTTTGCATGCAGCAGACGAGCTTTCCGTTCGTCTGCCTCATCATGGACGATGCCAGCACGGACGGGGAGCCAGAGGTCATCAAACAATACCTGAACGACCACTTTGACACAGAGTGGACAAAGGAAACCGAAGACTACCACCTGACACTGGCTCGCCATCAGGAGAACAGGAACTGCTACTTTGCAGTTTATCTGCTGAAATACAATCATTATAGTATTAAGAAGCTAAGACTGAAATATTATCGGGAAGTGACTGATGAGATAGACTATGTCGCCCTATGTGAGGGTGATGACTATTGGACCGACGCGCATAAACTGCAAAAGCAGGCGGATGCCTTGGATGCCAATCCCCAGGCGACATTGGTCTATACCAACTTTCAGGCCATTGATGGTGAAGGGAATCCGATAAGCAGACCATTTATAAAAGATTATCCTGGCCGTTCCCATTCCGGTGACAATCTGCCTACGCTGCTCCGTTACGGCAACTACATCATGGTGCTCACCAGCATGTACCGCTATAAGGTATGGAAATCAGAATCCTTCGCCAACTGTCCCATAAAGATGGATTTTGCCCTTACATTGAGTGCCGCCATGATGGGTGACTTCATCTGGTTGCCGGAACAAACGGGCTGCTACCGTATATTGGAGAGCGGAATCATACTAACAGGGCGGAGGAAAGGCGATGACTGGGGGGAGGATATCTACCGCTACTATGCCGGGTTTGTGATGAATGGGCAATGCAAGCCGCTGTCATTAGGCCAGCACATTCATTACACGATTCTTATCCTCATAATGGCGCTTAACAAAAAGGATGTTCAGCTTATAAATAACACGCTGAAATCCAATTGGCTGTCTTGTCTTTTGCTGCCAGTGGCTTATGTAAGACTGAAGTATGAGAGGTTGAAAATCAGAATCAATAAAATTGTAAAGTAA
- a CDS encoding O-antigen ligase family protein translates to MRIVAIIVTLVCCGLMFYVKREWKAAMLIMGAMTLTLVNIPVIPLHKANLLLQVAFLLSEWRDMPRHFNRLRNTPCLWIPLLIVSFSALLAALTSPYTSIKETIEYELLFKYFAIAYAFWAVRKEKSLKPILQVSLYCLIVLTFFGVLNYIDKNAIFVNALTEGQTTRYGDVALGDIYTESDRFRVQSMFNYAFDYGYMCAAILLLHLHGWYRHLESKRDFIIAIACCSIGILICGCRTVWVSAVLSIACYYMWAFQLNRNVVYGIIAMMLMVISYHTIPAVEEKVNQVTDFFAENSEVSGSSFQLRMSQYMTVAIHIEGHEWLGQGKGYWEYIYTEDQESVRDLYGVESVILQTLLERGIIGLFLWAAFYTAIFLYFWRNRKRRKKLTGLGVSILSLYLFYSIGTGELGSVYPTMLLLGITMKMIESKERRLKLKAILRRMTRRRKLTRRQQLIVILKAMSR, encoded by the coding sequence ATGAGGATAGTTGCTATCATAGTCACACTGGTGTGCTGTGGCCTGATGTTCTACGTGAAGCGAGAATGGAAGGCGGCCATGCTCATCATGGGGGCTATGACGCTGACGCTGGTAAATATACCCGTTATCCCTTTGCACAAGGCTAACTTACTGCTGCAAGTGGCTTTCCTGCTGTCAGAATGGAGAGATATGCCGCGACATTTCAACAGATTGCGAAATACGCCCTGCCTATGGATTCCACTCCTGATAGTTAGTTTCTCGGCACTGTTGGCAGCATTGACAAGCCCTTATACAAGCATAAAAGAAACGATTGAGTACGAACTCCTGTTCAAATACTTTGCCATCGCTTATGCCTTCTGGGCTGTCAGAAAAGAAAAATCACTAAAGCCTATATTGCAGGTTTCATTGTATTGCCTGATTGTGCTGACTTTTTTTGGCGTGCTCAATTATATAGACAAGAATGCCATTTTTGTCAATGCCTTGACCGAAGGCCAGACAACAAGATATGGGGATGTCGCTTTGGGTGATATTTATACGGAAAGTGACCGGTTCAGGGTTCAGTCGATGTTTAATTATGCCTTTGATTATGGCTATATGTGCGCTGCCATATTGTTGCTTCATTTACATGGATGGTACCGGCACTTGGAAAGCAAGAGGGATTTTATTATCGCCATTGCATGTTGTTCAATAGGAATATTGATATGTGGATGTCGCACAGTATGGGTGAGTGCAGTATTGTCAATTGCATGTTACTATATGTGGGCTTTCCAACTAAACAGGAATGTGGTGTATGGCATTATTGCCATGATGCTCATGGTAATATCATATCATACCATTCCTGCGGTGGAGGAAAAAGTCAACCAGGTGACAGACTTTTTCGCAGAAAACAGTGAGGTAAGTGGAAGTTCTTTCCAATTGCGAATGTCCCAATACATGACTGTAGCTATCCACATAGAAGGACATGAATGGTTAGGGCAGGGGAAAGGATATTGGGAATATATATACACTGAGGATCAAGAGTCAGTCCGCGATCTCTATGGCGTGGAAAGTGTTATCCTGCAGACTTTGCTTGAACGAGGCATCATCGGTCTGTTTTTATGGGCGGCTTTCTATACCGCGATTTTCCTCTATTTCTGGAGGAATCGTAAAAGACGGAAGAAACTGACAGGCTTGGGAGTGTCTATCCTTTCTCTGTACCTGTTTTACTCAATAGGTACGGGAGAGTTAGGATCTGTTTATCCCACGATGCTGCTGCTTGGCATAACCATGAAGATGATAGAGTCTAAAGAGCGTAGGCTCAAGCTGAAAGCCATATTACGGAGAATGACGAGACGTAGGAAGCTGACTCGCAGGCAACAACTTATTGTGATTCTGAAAGCAATGAGTAGATGA
- a CDS encoding YjbH domain-containing protein, with protein MKKGLVLLFLLLLLPVGGCVLFAQQYTGMTGLLHVPSAEMDTIENLRFGVHALPKDMMPDRMRFDGEKYASSNWYISAMPLKWLEVGYSFTLMKFRKNLNKKSNEIGFYSKDRYFSVRVRPLSEGRYWPSVVIGGNDVIGQRDGDSQSFYFRNFYVAASKHIDLPFGEVGGHLAYRKWTKSYNSRWNGVVGGITLRPSIYTPLRAIAEYDGDGVNIGADCVLFRYVQLQASLIKCRYPSAGAAIRIELR; from the coding sequence ATGAAAAAAGGACTTGTTTTACTATTTCTGTTGCTGCTTCTGCCTGTAGGTGGCTGCGTTCTCTTTGCCCAGCAATATACTGGCATGACGGGACTACTGCATGTACCGTCGGCAGAGATGGATACCATTGAGAATCTGCGTTTCGGCGTACATGCACTTCCCAAAGACATGATGCCCGACCGCATGCGCTTTGATGGAGAAAAATATGCTTCATCCAACTGGTATATATCAGCCATGCCGCTGAAATGGCTTGAGGTGGGCTATAGCTTTACCCTGATGAAATTCCGCAAGAACTTAAATAAAAAGTCTAACGAGATAGGCTTCTATTCTAAAGATCGTTATTTCTCAGTTCGTGTTCGTCCACTAAGCGAAGGACGCTACTGGCCCTCGGTGGTGATAGGCGGCAACGATGTGATAGGTCAGCGCGACGGTGACTCCCAGAGCTTCTATTTCCGCAATTTCTATGTGGCAGCCTCCAAGCATATCGACTTGCCATTTGGCGAAGTGGGCGGACATCTGGCTTATCGGAAATGGACGAAATCATATAATAGTAGGTGGAATGGCGTGGTAGGAGGTATCACTCTGCGCCCATCAATATACACTCCTTTGCGTGCCATAGCTGAATACGACGGTGATGGAGTGAACATAGGTGCCGACTGCGTATTGTTCCGCTATGTGCAGCTGCAGGCCTCACTCATCAAGTGCCGCTATCCGTCTGCAGGAGCCGCAATTAGGATAGAATTGAGATAA
- a CDS encoding lipopolysaccharide biosynthesis protein, producing the protein MAESLKDKTVKGLGWSALDNAARYGMQFAVGIVLARLLSPDDYGLLGLVGIVTVVCTALVNGGFTTALIRKKDATDDDYNTVFICNLAMSVLLYGVTFLCAPLIAGFFEREELTVLVRVASIGLIIGALGMVPQTRLTKRIDFKTQTKITIAATALSGIVGIGMALTGFGVWALVAQQLTSQAVTTMLLHIYNRWLPKLRFSMDSFHDLFGFGWKMMVSVLLDAVWKELHQVVVGKFYSPATLGQYTRAKHYAGLCSSNLTSVVERVTYPVLSSIQDDKERMTSAYRRIIRMSMFITSVALFALGAVSEPLIYCMIGPKWHEASTYLPIICINYSLYPLHAINLNMLQVQGRSDLFLGLEVIKKIILLVPLFIGAFVGIMPMLLTNTVIGIIAYFLNSHYSGRMLGYSSWMQLCDIAPSYALAIAIALPVWFLKFLPLSYWIVLPIQIAVGATVFFTYCKLFKMNEYKEIKDILKKR; encoded by the coding sequence ATGGCAGAATCGCTGAAAGATAAGACGGTAAAGGGCTTAGGCTGGTCGGCACTGGATAATGCCGCACGCTATGGCATGCAGTTCGCGGTGGGCATTGTGCTGGCCAGACTGCTGTCGCCCGATGACTATGGGCTGTTAGGACTCGTGGGCATTGTCACCGTGGTATGCACGGCCCTTGTCAATGGTGGCTTCACCACGGCCTTGATACGCAAGAAGGATGCCACCGACGATGACTACAACACCGTATTTATCTGCAACCTCGCGATGAGCGTGCTGCTCTACGGGGTTACATTCCTCTGTGCGCCCCTGATAGCCGGCTTTTTCGAGCGCGAAGAGCTGACGGTCTTGGTGCGCGTAGCTTCCATAGGACTGATTATCGGAGCTTTGGGCATGGTGCCGCAGACACGCCTGACCAAACGCATCGACTTCAAGACACAGACAAAGATTACGATTGCTGCCACTGCGTTGAGCGGCATTGTAGGCATCGGCATGGCACTGACGGGCTTCGGTGTCTGGGCACTGGTAGCCCAGCAACTCACTTCACAAGCCGTGACCACCATGTTGCTACATATATATAATAGGTGGTTGCCCAAACTGCGCTTCTCTATGGATAGTTTCCACGACCTTTTTGGCTTCGGGTGGAAAATGATGGTGAGTGTATTGCTTGATGCAGTGTGGAAAGAGCTGCACCAGGTGGTGGTGGGAAAATTCTACAGCCCTGCAACGTTAGGGCAATATACCCGAGCAAAGCACTATGCCGGGCTGTGCTCGTCGAACCTGACAAGCGTAGTAGAACGAGTCACCTATCCTGTGCTGAGCAGTATTCAGGACGATAAGGAACGTATGACATCTGCCTACCGCCGCATCATCCGTATGAGTATGTTCATCACCAGCGTAGCCTTGTTCGCTCTCGGTGCTGTCAGCGAACCGCTCATCTACTGTATGATAGGACCCAAATGGCATGAGGCCTCCACCTATCTGCCGATTATCTGCATCAATTACAGCCTCTATCCGCTCCATGCCATCAACCTGAACATGCTACAGGTGCAGGGGCGCAGCGACCTGTTCCTCGGACTCGAGGTCATTAAGAAAATCATCCTCTTGGTGCCCCTGTTCATCGGCGCTTTCGTAGGCATCATGCCCATGCTCTTGACCAACACCGTGATTGGCATCATAGCCTACTTCCTCAACTCTCATTACTCAGGTCGTATGTTAGGCTACAGTTCTTGGATGCAGTTGTGCGATATTGCCCCCTCCTACGCTTTGGCTATAGCCATCGCCCTGCCGGTCTGGTTCCTGAAGTTCCTTCCACTGAGCTACTGGATTGTGCTTCCCATTCAGATTGCTGTAGGGGCGACAGTGTTCTTCACCTACTGCAAGCTGTTCAAGATGAACGAATATAAAGAGATAAAGGATATACTGAAGAAGAGATAG
- a CDS encoding DegT/DnrJ/EryC1/StrS family aminotransferase, protein MINVFQPSLGKEELAALEKVFESNWIGRGKKVVEFEEKYAEHIKSSKDLVLTTTCCSEGLFSSMHLMDIQPGDEVILPTISFIGAGNAICAHGAKMVLCDVDPHTLNARAEDIEKVITPKTKALLLLHYGGIPCEMDEIMALCKKHHIKVIEDANAGVCSFYKGKAVGTFGDMGMWSFDAMKILVCGDGAMLHFNTPELRQKADRWLYFGLEAKSGYSNTVAQKWWEFDISCFGHRAIMNNITAAIALEQLKKLPAYMKRRAEIHQYYNEHLKQFSWIELPPVLPDYVETSYYFYHIQIKNGKRDEFARFLRENGIYTTYRYYPLHRVPGYGVTGDFPNADYAADHTLNLPIHQSITDDDLELIIEKVREFDNLFCK, encoded by the coding sequence ATGATTAATGTTTTTCAGCCATCACTAGGAAAAGAAGAGCTTGCCGCTCTTGAGAAAGTCTTTGAGTCCAATTGGATTGGGAGAGGCAAGAAAGTAGTGGAATTTGAAGAGAAGTATGCCGAGCATATCAAATCTTCAAAAGACCTGGTTCTGACGACTACCTGCTGCAGCGAGGGATTGTTTTCCTCCATGCACCTTATGGATATACAGCCAGGTGACGAAGTCATTCTCCCTACCATCAGCTTTATCGGAGCCGGCAATGCCATTTGTGCTCATGGTGCCAAGATGGTGCTCTGCGATGTGGACCCTCATACGCTGAATGCCCGTGCTGAAGATATTGAAAAGGTCATTACGCCCAAGACAAAAGCCCTTTTGCTTCTGCATTATGGAGGAATCCCTTGTGAAATGGATGAAATCATGGCACTTTGTAAGAAGCATCATATAAAAGTCATCGAAGATGCCAACGCGGGCGTATGTTCTTTCTACAAAGGGAAAGCTGTCGGCACTTTCGGCGACATGGGTATGTGGTCGTTTGATGCCATGAAGATTCTGGTTTGCGGAGATGGAGCCATGCTTCATTTCAACACCCCGGAACTCCGCCAAAAGGCTGACCGATGGCTTTATTTTGGCTTGGAAGCTAAGAGTGGCTATTCAAACACCGTAGCTCAGAAGTGGTGGGAGTTCGATATCTCCTGTTTTGGTCATCGTGCCATTATGAACAATATAACGGCTGCTATAGCATTGGAACAGCTGAAGAAGCTACCGGCATATATGAAAAGGCGTGCCGAGATACATCAATACTATAATGAGCATCTAAAACAATTCTCATGGATTGAACTTCCCCCCGTCCTGCCTGATTATGTAGAGACATCCTACTATTTCTATCACATCCAGATTAAGAACGGCAAGCGTGACGAGTTTGCGAGATTCCTGCGTGAGAATGGTATCTATACGACATATAGATATTATCCTCTTCATCGTGTGCCCGGCTATGGTGTGACAGGTGATTTCCCGAATGCAGATTATGCCGCGGACCACACACTGAACCTTCCAATTCATCAGTCCATTACCGATGATGACTTGGAACTCATTATAGAGAAAGTCCGCGAATTTGACAACCTGTTCTGCAAATAG